A single region of the Salmo salar chromosome ssa16, Ssal_v3.1, whole genome shotgun sequence genome encodes:
- the zgc:153031 gene encoding dihydrofolate reductase, whose amino-acid sequence MLNQTVHIVPSTNVSTMCADKVPRKPLRLIAAACNNMGIGKDGHLPWDLPTEFKFFLETTTNVSLPGKFNMMVWGRGCWFSNADSLFSMLPNVLHVVLSTTLSTLPEHAHFLCQDFDSMISLALLQPLCDLVETIWVVGGPQVYQEALVHPWCELIFLTDIMADFDCDVFFPQFDRSIFKKQQRFPGVPNEIQEENGVTFKFEVFKREICSAEVI is encoded by the exons ATGTTAAACCAGACAGTTCATATTGTACCTTCCACTAATGTATCGACGATGTGCGCGGACAAAGTACCGAGGAAACCGTTGCGGCTCATCGCCGCTGCATGCAACAACATGGGAATAGGAAAAGATGGACACTTGCCATGGGATTTACC GACAGAATTCAAATTCTTTTTGGAAACTACAACAAATGTCTCCCTACCAG GAAAATTTAACATGATGGTGTGGGGCAGGGGCTGCTGGTTCTCCAACGCAGACAGTCTGTTCTCTATGCTGCCCAATGTCCTCCATGTGGTCCTGAGTACCACCCTGAG TACTCTCCCGGAGCATGCCCACTTCCTGTGTCAAGATTTCGACAGCATGATCAGCTTAGCCTTGCTGCAACCCCTTTGTGACCTGGTGGAGACCATCTGGGTTGTGGGTGGGCCACAGGTCTATCAG GAGGCTCTGGTGCATCCCTGGTGTGAACTCATCTTCCTCACTGACATCATGGCTGACTTCGACTGTGACGTCTTCTTCCCGCAGTTTGACCGAAGTATTTTTAAAAAACAACAGCG GTTTCCTGGAGTACCAAATGAGATTCAAGAGGAGAATGGGGTTACATTTAAGTTTGAAGTTTTCAAGAGGGAGATCTGTAGCGCTGAGGTgatttaa